The Cydia splendana chromosome 8, ilCydSple1.2, whole genome shotgun sequence genome contains a region encoding:
- the LOC134792610 gene encoding dynein axonemal assembly factor 3 homolog produces the protein MFWGLSPALDLQEEYLNQGDKSAYELNFLVIGGCDARHLIKTISQAYRHERRYMNLFVVDGCPEIVARQLLLMSLALEKTTRCGLLEKTRRFLEVYGNMLLRPPTSRYIIAKARQLVGMVTNPEFMNCILPCISIEQMKYRERDYMENLLNFWTTGNTNQFNACELWEHRLRNSLGLRYDSRVGVYDWDYHMRLKEIASQICFQEYKHFREHGIAFTWLETEVCRPNVTLSAGVYKCGDRYLHRGYLGDMVASPYVAYGLDCEDKDMLKSSHGVNYKRATDVSERNLMRMLYEVENREKFDASMMNLDTQKDLGMVVLSELDAKISQGSPEAPLLLREDRDTYINVDYAKVHFLSLSALDHYPHKPQFQGLFHGVFLGHNMLPRVKPSVWSMARDDAVVIMESRKYMVELKRDDVKAYGEQVQQAAAAAQCEKLGSFDPEKDAFAKFRIRRSSGSFDLGN, from the coding sequence GCTAAATTTCTTGGTCATTGGAGGTTGCGATGCAAGACACCTCATCAAAACCATCTCTCAAGCTTACAGACATGAGCGACGCTACATGAACCTCTTTGTCGTCGACGGGTGCCCTGAGATAGTTGCCAGGCAGTTACTACTGATGTCGCTAGCTTTGGAGAAAACTACAAGATGCGGTTTACTGGAAAAAACAAGACGGTTCCTCGAAGTGTATGGGAATATGCTGCTACGCCCACCGACTTCAAGGTACATCATCGCTAAAGCACGTCAACTCGTTGGCATGGTCACAAACCCAGAATTTATGAACTGCATACTACCATGCATTTCAATCGAGCAAATGAAATATCGTGAACGCGATTACATGGAAAACCTACTCAATTTTTGGACGACAGGCAATACAAACCAATTCAACGCTTGCGAGTTATGGGAACACCGACTGAGAAACTCCTTGGGGCTTAGATATGATAGTAGAGTGGGAGTGTACGATTGGGACTACCACATGCGTTTGAAAGAGATAGCTAGCCAAATATGTTTCCAAGAGTACAAGCATTTTAGAGAGCACGGGATAGCATTTACATGGCTGGAGACTGAAGTATGCAGACCAAATGTTACTTTGTCCGCTGGTGTTTATAAATGCGGGGACAGATATCTACATCGAGGATATCTCGGTGACATGGTGGCTTCGCCATACGTAGCTTACGGCTTAGACTGTGAAGACAAGGACATGCTGAAATCCTCCCACGGAGTAAATTACAAACGTGCAACTGACGTATCGGAGCGCAACCTCATGCGCATGTTATATGAGGTGGAGAATCGAGAGAAATTCGACGCTAGTATGATGAACCTGGATACTCAGAAAGATTTAGGAATGGTGGTGTTAAGCGAGCTCGATGCGAAGATATCTCAAGGCAGTCCTGAAGCACCTTTACTCCTCCGTGAAGATCGCGACACTTACATTAATGTGGATTACGCTAAAGTGCATTTCTTGTCTCTCTCCGCTTTGGACCATTACCCTCACAAGCCACAGTTCCAAGGTCTGTTCCATGGGGTATTTTTAGGGCATAACATGCTGCCTCGGGTGAAGCCAAGTGTATGGTCTATGGCTAGAGACGACGCAGTGGTGATTATGGAGTCGAGGAAGTACATGGTGGAGTTGAAGAGAGACGACGTGAAGGCGTACGGAGAGCAGGTGCAGCAGGCCGCCGCGGCGGCTCAGTGCGAAAAGCTCGGTTCTTTTGATCCTGAGAAAGATGCGTTTGCTAAATTTCGTATCAGGCGATCTAGTGGCAGTTTTGATCTTGGTAattag